In Nostoc sp. GT001, a genomic segment contains:
- a CDS encoding chromophore lyase CpcT/CpeT, with translation MTHSTDIATLARWMAADFSNQEQAFENPPFYAHIRVCIRPLPLELFSGVSLFLEQAYDFMLNQPYRMRVMKLIPAENHIAIEHYTVKEEEKFYGASREPERLKELSVDQLEKMSGCNMIVEWTGKSFKGRVEPGKACIVVRDGKNTYLDNEFEIDAKEFFSLDRGRDLDTDERLWGSIAGPFHFLRWGSFADEVKV, from the coding sequence ATGACTCATTCTACTGATATCGCCACCTTAGCCCGCTGGATGGCAGCTGACTTTAGCAATCAAGAACAAGCTTTTGAAAATCCGCCTTTTTATGCCCATATCCGCGTGTGTATCCGTCCCCTTCCCTTAGAGTTGTTCTCAGGGGTAAGTTTGTTTCTCGAACAAGCTTATGATTTTATGCTCAATCAACCCTACCGGATGCGGGTAATGAAGTTAATTCCGGCAGAAAACCACATTGCTATTGAACACTACACCGTTAAAGAAGAAGAAAAATTTTACGGTGCATCTCGTGAACCCGAACGCCTCAAAGAGTTGTCTGTTGATCAATTGGAAAAAATGTCAGGCTGCAACATGATTGTAGAGTGGACAGGTAAGAGCTTCAAAGGCAGAGTTGAACCCGGTAAAGCCTGCATAGTGGTTCGTGACGGCAAAAATACTTATCTGGATAACGAATTTGAGATTGACGCTAAAGAATTTTTCAGCCTCGACAGGGGAAGAGATTTAGACACCGATGAACGTCTCTGGGGTTCTATCGCCGGCCCGTTTCACTTTCTCCGCTGGGGTAGTTTTGCCGATGAAGTAAAGGTGTAA
- a CDS encoding HEAT repeat domain-containing protein — MYLHIIKKRSLFFIFLFILLLTLLLALPWVSAKEPPQPEAWQINGIVAALDDGYDQVKGSAFNKLVEYNLKDLKSLGKKPEDIARKAAKILKDNTVDKYVRFNAAVALENLREAAKPYVKDILDFLKDKTVDNDIRRGVAVALGNLGETAKPYVKDILDILKDKTIDKYVRKDAAVALGNMGETAKPYVKDIADIFKDKTVDKYVRSGAAVALGNFGETAKPYIKDITDILKDKTVDNDIRKDAAVALGNFRETAKPYVKDILDFLKDKTVDNDVRKDAAVALGNLGEVAQFYVKDIFDFLKDKTINSNVRYGAAVALGNLGEAGKPYIKYLADILNDKTVDSNVRYGAAVALGNLGEAAKPYVKDILDFLKDKTVNYYVRYGTAGALGKLGEAAKPYIKVLADILNDKTINDSIRYGAAEALGNLGDAGKPYVKDILDFLNDKTVDKDFRRDAAEALGNIEQLNLNNLVVILNSVYYAGQPEFAQWRFLTYFLGGATDEVKTLLTWLGRPDTQTTPTQLNHNQGDKTLKIFAQVWEPSQDFARLREDLAKQIAVVAKKVSWQLQDIVILETHYNNLKDAGYNEADSMQSVIVNLKTWQWFLNARTTILIHAAFWVALIFAYPKFPQVQAIFFWNPWVRRILGIGYVGLILTWVPFFREKLFEPFKSSLLADAGLDNFNPEAYFPNSKVKVPGVDEPVPITQVLPSIKGQVILEGDSGLGKSMFLRYLVKTSGRLVVYLPAHKCDKGVIEAIQAKLHGQAQDADFLKNLIYSGALDICIDGLNEVTADTRAKICQFAESYFRGNIIMTTQPLEWTPPSTAKIYKLLPLEEPQIQQFLISRQPRLPKNAKVQGTDYEQATASFLTKALTNQQSPQELSAIEKVLSNPMDLTVVALMLSQGEYPDLFHLQQHQYQLMVAEYLQEWNQEFPLKKFSDAVYQMRLKDEQALPADEFYQVLQSLEDEKYKMVVSRQWQDEKGEAKREWYFRHDKIMDFFLVQNFLGESEEAKNRLIDHMDDPRFRGVYFLLATLLPLDAAKELKEKLVQYAADTKDHTVSDTFVQLLRPRA, encoded by the coding sequence ATGTATCTGCACATAATTAAAAAGCGATCGCTCTTTTTCATTTTTCTCTTTATCCTGCTGTTGACTCTCCTCCTCGCCCTGCCTTGGGTAAGCGCGAAAGAACCGCCTCAACCAGAAGCGTGGCAGATTAACGGTATCGTTGCTGCTTTGGATGATGGATATGACCAAGTAAAGGGGTCTGCATTCAACAAATTAGTTGAATACAATCTGAAAGATTTAAAATCTCTAGGAAAGAAACCGGAAGATATTGCTCGAAAAGCTGCCAAAATCCTCAAGGATAATACCGTTGATAAATATGTTCGTTTCAATGCAGCAGTGGCATTAGAAAATCTGAGGGAGGCAGCCAAACCCTACGTCAAAGACATCCTCGACTTCCTCAAGGATAAAACCGTTGACAATGATATTCGTAGAGGTGTGGCAGTAGCATTAGGAAATCTTGGTGAGACAGCCAAACCCTATGTCAAAGATATCCTCGACATCCTCAAAGATAAAACCATTGATAAATATGTTCGTAAAGATGCAGCAGTGGCATTGGGAAATATGGGGGAAACTGCCAAACCCTACGTCAAAGACATTGCTGACATCTTCAAAGATAAAACCGTTGATAAATATGTTCGTTCTGGTGCAGCAGTGGCATTGGGAAATTTTGGGGAAACTGCCAAACCCTATATCAAAGACATCACTGACATTCTCAAGGATAAAACCGTTGACAATGATATTCGTAAAGATGCAGCAGTGGCATTAGGAAATTTTAGGGAAACTGCCAAACCCTACGTCAAAGATATCCTCGACTTCCTCAAGGATAAAACCGTTGACAATGATGTTCGTAAAGATGCAGCAGTGGCATTGGGAAATCTGGGGGAGGTAGCTCAATTCTACGTCAAAGACATCTTTGACTTCCTCAAAGATAAAACTATTAACTCAAATGTTCGTTACGGTGCAGCAGTGGCATTGGGAAATCTGGGAGAGGCTGGCAAACCCTACATCAAATATCTTGCTGACATTCTCAACGATAAAACTGTTGACTCAAATGTTCGTTATGGTGCAGCAGTGGCATTAGGAAATCTGGGAGAAGCTGCCAAACCTTACGTCAAAGACATCCTCGACTTCCTCAAAGATAAAACTGTTAACTACTATGTTCGTTATGGTACGGCAGGGGCATTGGGGAAGCTGGGGGAAGCTGCAAAACCCTACATCAAAGTTCTCGCTGACATCCTCAACGATAAAACCATTAACGACTCTATTCGTTATGGTGCAGCAGAGGCATTGGGAAATCTGGGTGATGCTGGCAAACCCTACGTCAAAGACATCCTCGACTTCCTCAATGATAAAACCGTTGATAAAGATTTTCGTAGAGATGCAGCAGAGGCATTGGGTAATATAGAACAACTCAACTTGAATAATCTTGTAGTAATTCTGAATAGTGTCTATTACGCAGGTCAACCAGAATTTGCACAGTGGAGATTTTTGACATATTTTCTGGGTGGCGCTACTGATGAAGTCAAAACACTGCTCACATGGCTAGGACGCCCTGACACTCAAACAACTCCTACTCAATTAAACCATAATCAAGGTGATAAAACTCTCAAAATCTTTGCCCAAGTCTGGGAACCAAGTCAAGATTTTGCACGATTACGGGAAGACTTAGCCAAGCAAATTGCTGTAGTTGCGAAAAAAGTCTCTTGGCAACTACAAGATATTGTTATTTTAGAAACTCACTACAATAACCTCAAAGACGCTGGCTACAACGAAGCTGATTCAATGCAATCAGTCATAGTTAATCTCAAAACTTGGCAGTGGTTTCTCAACGCTAGAACGACTATTTTGATTCATGCTGCCTTTTGGGTTGCCCTCATCTTCGCTTATCCCAAATTTCCCCAAGTTCAAGCCATCTTCTTCTGGAATCCTTGGGTGAGGCGCATTCTCGGTATCGGCTACGTCGGCTTAATTCTCACCTGGGTTCCCTTTTTCCGCGAAAAGTTATTTGAACCTTTCAAGTCTTCTCTACTAGCCGATGCCGGGTTAGATAATTTTAACCCCGAAGCTTACTTTCCAAATTCTAAAGTGAAAGTTCCCGGTGTAGACGAACCCGTACCAATTACCCAAGTGCTACCTAGCATCAAAGGACAAGTCATCTTGGAAGGTGATTCTGGCTTGGGTAAGTCAATGTTTCTACGCTATTTGGTAAAAACTTCTGGGCGGCTTGTGGTTTATCTACCTGCACACAAGTGTGACAAAGGGGTAATTGAGGCAATTCAAGCGAAGCTGCACGGACAAGCACAAGATGCTGATTTTCTCAAGAATTTAATTTACAGTGGTGCATTAGATATCTGCATTGACGGACTCAATGAAGTTACCGCCGACACCAGGGCAAAAATCTGCCAGTTTGCCGAAAGCTATTTCCGGGGTAACATCATCATGACCACCCAACCCCTAGAGTGGACACCACCCTCAACAGCCAAAATATATAAATTGCTGCCCCTTGAAGAACCACAAATTCAGCAATTTCTGATTTCCCGTCAGCCACGATTGCCCAAAAATGCCAAAGTTCAAGGTACTGATTATGAGCAAGCCACTGCTAGTTTTTTAACCAAAGCCCTCACTAATCAGCAATCACCACAAGAATTAAGCGCGATTGAAAAGGTTCTCTCTAATCCAATGGATTTAACTGTGGTAGCCCTGATGTTATCCCAAGGTGAATACCCCGATTTGTTTCACTTGCAACAACATCAATATCAATTAATGGTAGCAGAATATTTGCAAGAATGGAACCAGGAATTTCCCCTGAAAAAATTCTCCGATGCTGTTTATCAAATGCGGCTGAAGGATGAACAGGCGTTACCTGCGGATGAATTTTACCAAGTTTTACAGTCTTTGGAAGACGAGAAATATAAAATGGTTGTCAGCCGTCAGTGGCAAGACGAAAAAGGGGAAGCCAAGAGAGAATGGTATTTCCGCCACGACAAGATTATGGATTTCTTTTTGGTGCAAAACTTTCTCGGCGAGAGTGAGGAAGCTAAAAACCGACTCATTGACCACATGGACGACCCCCGTTTTCGTGGTGTCTACTTTTTGCTAGCAACGTTACTGCCGTTAGATGCAGCAAAAGAACTGAAGGAAAAATTAGTTCAATACGCCGCTGATACCAAAGACCATACTGTGAGTGATACCTTTGTGCAATTGTTGCGACCAAGGGCGTGA
- a CDS encoding sigma 54-interacting transcriptional regulator: MTSPETVIWLQERTSLGILSPEVLNAIAQVIEEQVVSAETDLVSEGNSPEALYILVQGQLESNSTNQSNPALACGFLPGAVIELKELLLDELTPFTITTVTECHLWVVPAVKFRELVTQYPEIAQAFSRQLAQELAQVTSALGYEQERSIALRPYLVTKAQRGIVGTSRYAVRLREQIRLSAADRKSVDIFGEPGLEKDNIAALIHFGSPKRREPIIKVNCGILQTSGADLFGRAGGKPGLLEWLGEGTLVLNNIQELPEELLPAVTELLKTGTYTPVSRSGDSVAEARPSKARILIVSEKTQPTIERSVGHIIKVPPLRVRKADIQTQVEYYTSLYIRSRGVPKPHITPEALRRLQSYDFPGNLKELKNLVERAIVQAEGANELTEEIFWLAETKKKRFRVNLLNAYPSLRRFLRSDWWPDRINYGFTATAFAIIVAVLFIGPQTRDRNFVLNLFWAWWWPFFLFLFPFLGRIWCSVCPFMIYGEITQKLSLWLWPRKLKRWPREQGEKWGGWFMFGLFTLIFLWEELWHLENTAYLSACLLLLITAGAMIFSALFERRFWCRYLCPIGGMNGLFAKLSMTELRAQQGICSASCTTYQCYKGGPQKGEGLETNGCPLYSHPAQLEDNRDCVLCMTCLKACPHRSVEFNLRPPGIELWTTHVPRTYEVALLFLLLGGIYLHRLPELQSWLGLQLDLTDFWQHLGLSLLVLIIPAALTFGAYGLIQVFNFNRKSKSFVELAYGYLPLVLGGNLAHYLRLGLGEGGRILPVTFATLGLSGEQLPILVAHPAVIDFLQGTTIILSVLLTMLLTQKIAKQPLRSLLGQHLAAIALGVSMWAIIVF; encoded by the coding sequence ATGACATCTCCAGAAACGGTTATATGGCTACAAGAACGCACGAGTTTAGGAATTCTTTCACCTGAAGTATTAAATGCGATCGCTCAAGTAATTGAAGAACAAGTAGTGAGTGCCGAAACTGACTTAGTTAGTGAAGGCAATTCTCCAGAAGCCCTTTATATTCTTGTACAAGGTCAACTCGAAAGCAATAGCACCAATCAAAGCAACCCAGCTTTAGCCTGTGGATTTCTCCCCGGTGCAGTGATTGAACTCAAAGAATTGCTGTTGGATGAATTAACTCCATTCACAATTACTACAGTAACCGAATGTCACTTGTGGGTTGTACCTGCTGTTAAATTTCGGGAATTAGTCACTCAATACCCTGAAATTGCTCAGGCTTTTTCGCGTCAATTGGCTCAAGAATTAGCTCAGGTAACATCTGCACTTGGCTATGAACAAGAACGTTCTATTGCCTTGCGCCCATATTTAGTTACCAAAGCACAACGGGGAATTGTTGGTACAAGTCGCTATGCTGTGCGGCTGCGGGAGCAAATTCGTTTATCGGCTGCCGATCGCAAATCAGTAGATATTTTCGGAGAACCAGGGTTAGAAAAAGACAATATAGCAGCCTTGATCCACTTTGGTTCTCCCAAACGGCGAGAACCAATTATTAAAGTAAATTGTGGTATTCTCCAAACTAGCGGTGCAGATTTATTTGGTCGCGCTGGCGGCAAACCAGGATTGTTGGAATGGTTGGGAGAAGGTACTCTAGTTCTCAACAATATTCAAGAATTGCCCGAAGAATTATTACCTGCCGTGACGGAGTTGCTCAAAACTGGTACGTATACCCCCGTCAGTCGTTCTGGAGATTCAGTAGCCGAAGCTCGTCCCAGTAAAGCCAGAATTCTGATTGTTTCAGAAAAAACTCAGCCAACAATTGAACGTTCTGTTGGTCACATTATTAAAGTACCACCGCTACGGGTGCGGAAAGCTGATATTCAGACACAGGTTGAATATTATACTAGTCTCTACATTCGCTCTAGAGGCGTTCCGAAACCGCACATTACCCCAGAAGCTCTGCGTCGCCTTCAGTCTTATGATTTTCCTGGCAACCTCAAAGAATTGAAAAATCTGGTAGAAAGAGCGATTGTCCAAGCTGAGGGTGCAAATGAATTAACAGAAGAAATTTTCTGGCTGGCTGAAACTAAGAAAAAACGATTTCGGGTAAATCTGTTAAATGCCTATCCTTCCTTAAGGCGGTTTTTACGTAGTGACTGGTGGCCCGATCGCATTAATTATGGTTTTACTGCAACAGCTTTTGCGATTATTGTTGCAGTGTTATTTATTGGGCCGCAAACCCGCGATCGCAATTTCGTCTTAAATCTATTTTGGGCTTGGTGGTGGCCTTTCTTCTTATTTCTCTTTCCCTTTTTGGGACGTATCTGGTGTTCTGTTTGTCCCTTCATGATTTACGGGGAAATTACCCAAAAGTTATCTTTATGGCTGTGGCCTCGCAAACTCAAGCGCTGGCCGAGAGAACAAGGCGAGAAATGGGGCGGATGGTTTATGTTTGGGTTATTTACCCTAATTTTCTTATGGGAAGAACTCTGGCATTTAGAAAATACTGCCTACCTTAGTGCTTGTTTGCTGCTGTTAATTACTGCTGGGGCGATGATTTTCTCGGCCCTTTTTGAGCGGCGGTTTTGGTGTCGCTATCTCTGCCCTATCGGCGGGATGAATGGTTTATTTGCCAAACTCTCAATGACGGAACTCCGGGCACAGCAGGGGATATGTTCTGCTAGTTGCACCACATATCAGTGTTATAAAGGTGGGCCGCAAAAGGGCGAAGGGCTGGAAACCAATGGATGTCCTTTATACTCACACCCAGCGCAGTTAGAAGATAACCGAGATTGCGTACTGTGCATGACTTGCCTCAAAGCTTGTCCCCATCGTTCCGTTGAGTTCAACTTGCGTCCCCCTGGTATTGAACTGTGGACAACTCATGTACCCCGCACTTATGAAGTAGCATTATTGTTTTTGCTGTTGGGTGGTATCTATCTCCATCGCTTGCCAGAGTTGCAATCTTGGTTGGGGCTACAACTAGATTTAACTGATTTTTGGCAGCACTTGGGATTATCGCTGCTAGTGTTAATTATTCCAGCAGCTCTTACCTTTGGGGCTTATGGCTTGATCCAAGTGTTCAATTTTAACCGGAAGTCAAAATCATTTGTAGAACTTGCCTATGGCTATTTACCATTGGTTTTGGGGGGAAATTTGGCTCACTATCTACGTTTAGGTTTAGGTGAAGGTGGGCGGATTTTACCTGTTACCTTCGCTACTCTTGGTTTGAGTGGTGAACAATTACCAATATTAGTTGCTCACCCTGCTGTGATTGACTTTTTGCAAGGTACAACGATAATTTTATCCGTATTGCTGACTATGTTATTAACGCAAAAGATTGCAAAACAACCATTGCGATCGCTCCTTGGGCAACACCTAGCTGCGATCGCTTTGGGAGTTAGTATGTGGGCGATTATCGTCTTTTGA
- a CDS encoding Rpn family recombination-promoting nuclease/putative transposase, translated as MSFDNLCKLLSEKHPATFASWVLGTPQTSVKVLKTELSIEPIRADYVTFLQLQGRILHLEFQTKLESTPPLPLRMLDYWVRLYRLYRLPITQVVVLLLPPAPGTVIETVFCVETTRHEYRVIRLWEENPELFLNEPALLPLAPLTATTQPQALLQQVVVKVNQLEPRQQPEISAYTQILAGLKYNQDLIRQLFREGMMRESVIYQEILAEGEQRGEQRGREEGREEGRKAEGQLLILRQLTRRVGELPQEVLDRIETLSLEQLENLGEALLDFQAQADLEAWFATLEFN; from the coding sequence ATGTCTTTTGATAACCTCTGCAAACTACTGTCCGAAAAACATCCTGCTACCTTTGCCAGTTGGGTATTAGGAACACCGCAAACTTCCGTCAAAGTCCTCAAAACCGAATTGAGCATTGAACCAATTCGCGCTGATTATGTCACATTTTTACAATTACAAGGACGCATTCTCCATCTGGAATTTCAAACCAAACTAGAATCTACGCCACCCCTACCCTTGCGGATGCTAGATTATTGGGTACGCTTGTATCGTTTATATCGTCTACCAATAACGCAAGTTGTCGTATTATTGCTTCCCCCTGCACCAGGAACAGTAATTGAAACTGTCTTCTGTGTCGAAACTACCCGTCATGAATATCGCGTGATTCGCTTATGGGAAGAAAATCCTGAACTATTCCTCAACGAGCCAGCTTTGTTACCCTTAGCACCACTAACAGCAACCACGCAACCTCAAGCTTTGTTGCAACAAGTTGTGGTCAAAGTTAATCAACTTGAGCCAAGACAACAACCAGAAATTTCCGCGTATACCCAAATCTTAGCGGGGTTAAAATACAATCAAGACTTGATTCGACAATTATTTCGGGAGGGTATGATGCGCGAGTCAGTGATTTATCAAGAAATTCTCGCTGAAGGCGAACAACGCGGGGAACAACGCGGACGGGAAGAAGGACGGGAAGAAGGACGAAAAGCAGAAGGGCAATTGCTCATTCTCCGTCAACTTACTCGACGGGTGGGAGAATTACCCCAAGAGGTGCTAGACCGGATTGAAACTCTCTCTTTAGAGCAATTAGAAAATCTTGGTGAAGCATTGTTGGATTTTCAGGCTCAAGCGGATTTAGAAGCCTGGTTTGCCACATTAGAGTTCAATTAA
- a CDS encoding Uma2 family endonuclease: protein MSETTLAAPDIQLPPTQAELPDDDGIPMESARHKAQMDLLIDALIPWLQEREDGFIGGNMFVYYSLAQVRNKDFKGPDFFAVLGVPKGERRSWVVWEEGKAPDVVIELLSDSTAQADKNEKKLIYQNQMRVPEYFWYDPFNPNDWAGFSNEKGAYQPIAVNAQNQLVSQSLGLALQLWQGSYKGIDATWLRWANLAGELLPTPEEKERQRAEQESQRADKAELQLLQTARNLLESGMTVEQVARLTGLNVSAEGATK from the coding sequence ATGTCAGAAACTACCCTAGCTGCACCAGATATTCAACTCCCACCCACCCAAGCAGAATTACCAGACGATGACGGTATCCCGATGGAAAGCGCACGCCATAAAGCCCAGATGGACTTGCTGATAGATGCTCTGATACCTTGGTTGCAAGAACGAGAGGATGGGTTTATCGGCGGTAATATGTTTGTTTACTACAGTCTGGCCCAGGTGCGAAACAAAGACTTTAAAGGGCCAGACTTTTTTGCTGTGTTGGGAGTCCCAAAAGGAGAACGTCGCAGTTGGGTGGTTTGGGAAGAGGGGAAAGCACCAGATGTAGTTATTGAGTTACTTTCTGACAGCACAGCCCAAGCAGACAAAAATGAGAAAAAGCTAATTTATCAAAATCAAATGCGTGTCCCAGAATATTTCTGGTATGACCCTTTTAACCCTAATGATTGGGCTGGTTTCTCTAATGAAAAAGGAGCTTATCAACCTATTGCAGTAAATGCTCAAAATCAATTGGTGAGTCAATCTTTAGGGTTAGCATTGCAGTTGTGGCAGGGAAGTTATAAAGGTATTGATGCTACTTGGTTACGCTGGGCAAATTTGGCAGGGGAGTTGCTGCCAACCCCTGAAGAAAAGGAACGTCAAAGGGCAGAACAAGAAAGCCAAAGGGCAGACAAGGCAGAATTGCAGTTATTACAAACTGCACGCAACTTACTTGAATCTGGGATGACAGTAGAACAGGTAGCTAGGTTAACAGGTTTGAATGTATCTGCTGAAGGGGCTACGAAATAG
- the cas12k gene encoding type V CRISPR-associated protein Cas12k (Type V-K CRISPR systems have also been known as with the large Cas12k protein, has also been known as type V-U5, and Cas12k as C2c5.) yields MSQITIQCRLVASASTRQYLWKLMAEQNTPLINELLEQLGHHPDLENWRQKAKIPADIVKQLCLTLKTDSRYSGQPSRFYASAIALVNYTYKSWLALMKRLQSQLDSKTYWLEMLKSNAELVKICGASLDGIRTKATEILTQIAPVDTIVTQQPKSSKVKKSKKSALSQIDSVKHVPQTSDRHLFNTLFETYRNTEDILTRCTISYLLKNGCKVSDKEEDCEKFTQRRRKVEIQIERLKEQLEARIPKGRDLTNTKWLQTLFTATQNVPQNETEAKSWQNSLLRQSSSVPFPVAYEGSEEMTWFQNQKGRICVKFNGISEHSFEVYCDNRQLHWFKRFLEDQQIKRNSKNQHSSSLFTLRSGRIAWQEGEGKGEPWNVHSLTLYCCVDTRLWTSEGTEQVKQERAEEITKIITRTEAKGNLNSKQELFIKRKNSTLSRINNSFPRPSQPLYKGKSHILVGVSVGLKQPATVAVVDSITDKVITYQSIKQLLGDNYKLLNRQQREKQTLSHKRQIAQIFASPKPFEESELGEYIDRLLAKKIVTLAQTYSAGSIVLPKLGDIRLQVNSEIQARAEQKCPDCLEAQKNYAKQYRHSVHQWSYGRLLECIQTQAAKAGIVIEEGKQPIRGSPHQKAKELAIAAYKSRHRVD; encoded by the coding sequence ATGAGCCAAATCACGATCCAGTGCCGTTTGGTTGCCAGTGCATCTACCCGTCAATACTTATGGAAGTTAATGGCAGAGCAAAACACGCCTCTGATTAACGAGTTACTGGAACAATTAGGTCATCACCCAGACCTGGAAAATTGGCGACAAAAAGCTAAAATCCCTGCTGATATCGTCAAGCAACTATGTCTGACACTCAAAACTGACTCGCGCTACAGTGGTCAACCTTCTCGGTTTTATGCCAGTGCGATCGCATTGGTGAATTACACTTATAAATCATGGCTGGCGTTAATGAAGCGGTTGCAGTCCCAATTGGACAGCAAAACCTACTGGCTGGAAATGCTCAAAAGTAATGCTGAATTAGTTAAAATCTGTGGCGCGTCCTTGGATGGAATTCGCACTAAAGCAACTGAAATTTTGACTCAAATTGCTCCAGTCGATACAATTGTCACTCAACAGCCCAAAAGTAGCAAAGTTAAAAAAAGCAAAAAATCTGCACTTTCACAGATTGATAGTGTTAAGCACGTACCTCAAACAAGCGATCGCCATCTATTTAACACCTTATTTGAAACTTACCGCAATACCGAAGACATCCTAACTCGTTGTACCATTAGCTATTTACTTAAAAATGGCTGCAAAGTCTCTGATAAAGAAGAAGACTGCGAAAAATTTACTCAACGCCGTCGTAAAGTTGAGATTCAGATTGAACGCCTCAAAGAACAATTAGAAGCGCGAATTCCCAAAGGTAGAGATTTAACTAATACTAAGTGGTTGCAAACACTGTTCACCGCTACACAGAACGTCCCTCAAAATGAAACCGAGGCGAAATCTTGGCAAAACAGCCTTCTAAGACAATCTAGTTCTGTACCGTTCCCAGTAGCTTACGAAGGCAGCGAAGAGATGACTTGGTTTCAAAACCAAAAAGGACGCATTTGTGTAAAATTCAACGGCATCAGCGAGCATAGCTTTGAAGTGTATTGCGATAATAGGCAACTACATTGGTTTAAACGCTTTTTAGAAGACCAACAAATCAAACGCAACAGTAAAAATCAGCACTCCAGCAGTTTGTTTACTCTTCGCAGTGGTCGTATTGCTTGGCAGGAAGGGGAAGGTAAGGGCGAACCCTGGAACGTTCACAGTCTAACTCTCTATTGTTGTGTGGATACCCGCTTGTGGACAAGCGAAGGTACAGAGCAAGTAAAGCAAGAAAGAGCAGAAGAAATCACCAAAATCATCACCAGAACCGAAGCCAAAGGCAATCTCAACTCCAAACAAGAACTATTTATCAAGCGGAAAAACTCGACACTATCTAGAATCAATAACTCCTTCCCTCGTCCGAGTCAACCTTTGTACAAAGGTAAATCTCATATTTTGGTAGGTGTTAGTGTTGGTCTAAAACAACCTGCAACAGTAGCAGTAGTGGACAGCATTACAGATAAAGTTATTACCTATCAAAGCATCAAACAGCTACTTGGGGATAATTACAAACTGTTAAACAGACAGCAAAGAGAAAAACAAACTTTATCTCACAAACGCCAAATAGCCCAAATATTTGCTTCACCAAAACCATTTGAAGAATCTGAGTTGGGGGAGTACATAGATAGATTACTGGCTAAAAAAATTGTCACCCTTGCTCAAACATACTCTGCTGGTAGCATAGTCCTGCCCAAACTAGGCGATATACGTCTTCAGGTCAACAGTGAAATTCAAGCAAGAGCTGAACAAAAATGTCCAGATTGCCTGGAAGCACAGAAAAATTATGCCAAACAGTATCGGCATAGTGTCCATCAGTGGAGTTATGGCAGATTGCTTGAGTGTATTCAAACTCAAGCGGCTAAAGCTGGAATTGTTATAGAAGAGGGAAAACAGCCTATCCGAGGAAGCCCACACCAAAAAGCAAAAGAGTTAGCGATCGCCGCCTATAAATCACGCCACAGGGTTGATTGA